In the Symmachiella macrocystis genome, TCGTCCATCTCGCATATCGGCGCTTCGCTGTTTTCGCTAGCCGGCTTGGCCGCCGGAATCCGCATCGATGTTGCGCATGCGATCATTGGGGAAGAGGTTTTAGTACTCTTGGCGAGCACCCGGCCGACAATGCTCTGCATGCTGCCGGCGGCGCTGTTTGCCTTGGTTCGCGACCACGGCGCGGACCACGAACATTTTCATTCGCTCCGCCTCTGTGTTGCCGGCGGCGACAAAGTCTCTGCCGAGTTGGAACGAGAATTCGTTGAGTTGGCCGGTATCGAAATCGACGAAACCTACGGGATGTCGGAGATCGGTTTGGCCACGATCAATCCGGTGTCGGGAAAAAATAAAGTCGGCTCCATTGGACGGCTCGCCCCCGGGTTTGCCGCATCGATACGGGACGAACAAGGCCGCGAGGTGCCGGTGGGAACCGATGGGCGGCTATGGATCCAATCACGCTCCAACACAATCGGCTACTGGAACCGCCCCGATGCCACAGCAGAAACCATTGTTGACGGTTGGCTCGATACGGGCGACGTGGTCCGCGTTGACGAAGAGGACTACCTGTGGTTTGACGGCCGGCAGAAGCAGATCATTATTCACGACGGTTCCAACATCTGCCCGCAGGAAGTCGAAGACTCATTGGTTGAACATCCGGCAGTAGAAAGCGCCGGAGTCGTCGGCATACATGACACCGTGCATGGAGAAAACGTCCGTGCCTATATCACTCTCACGGCCGGAACCGAGCGTCCGACGGTGGCTGAGTTGATCCACTTTTCACGAGCGCGCGTCGGCTACAAAGCGCCGGAGGAAATCGTGGTGCTCGACGAAATGCCGTTGAACGCGACGGGAAAAATCGACCGCGCCTCGCTGAAACGCATGGCCGAGTCCCGCAGTTTGCAGTCGTGATGTCGGCGCAGCTGTGGCTGTCTAATGACAATCGGTTAGTCCGCCGGAAAGCATCACGCCACCACTGTTCGCTGAGAAGCTCTATTTAGTTTAGTTAAATTTTGCCGATTCGAGGGATTTTTCTTGATGTCTGTTCTGTGACACTTCACGATAGAGCGCATGCTGAAGAGTTTGCTCTGTGGAAACTCTGCCAATTTCCAGCTCATTCGCAATCGTTTCGGTGCGCTGTTTGAGGCGAAATCACTATTCTAAGAAGGTCGAACCATGTCGAAGTTGATTTTGGGGGTTGTTGTCGTCATTGGTTTGGCTGTTTCCTCCCCACTTCAGGCCGGACAAACCTTTGATCTGCGTGACGCGAGCATTGAAGACATCGACGAGTCCGCCTCGTTCGATTTATTCGGAGCCAACGGGCTCGTGGTGACCGTCAGCGCTAATATTGGCGAATTGAATCGCACCAGCTCTGCATTCGGGATCAATGCGCCGTTAACCGGCGACGATACCGACACAATCGATGCCATCAATGGAATCGAAGCGGTCATTCTTACGTTTAACCGCCACGTCCTCTTTGATGCGATCACACTCTCGCTTTACACACCCGAACCATCTGCTGCGATTGAAGATATTGCAGGGTTGACGATCGGAGCGTTTCCAACGGTCTATCCCGTCGCCATCAATCCCGCGGTGGATCCCTATAGTTTCACCTCCGATAACTTCGTAGCCATCGGTCAGAGTGTGGAACTGCAATGGGTCCAGGGGAATGGTTTCAGCTTTGACAACTTCACGGTGTCCGTCATTCCTGAGCCGAGCACATTTGCCTTGCTCGGTATCGGCGGTGTGGCGCTGGTGGGTTACGGATGGCGGCGCAAACGACGGCAAGTCGCGTGATTACGGATCGCGCCGTGTTGCAGCTTCGCCGTGTTAATCTTTCAGCGTGTTATTCTTTTTCAGTAATTTTCCACAGATGTTCATCGCTGCGGACATACAGCGCGCCTTTGGCAGCTGCCGGCGTGCAGAGGATCGTGTCGACGAATTCCGCCGAGTGCACGAGTTCTCCTTTTTTGCCCGTTAAATCAACGACTTGCGCCAGCCCTTTTTCGCTGAACAAATACATCTTGCCGTCGGCAATCACCGGTGTTCCGCTAAAGGGCCCTTTGAGCCGCAGTTGCCATAGCATGTCGCCGTTGGTCGCATCGCCGGCACGGAGGACCCCGGCGCGATTTGTTGTATAAACGCGGCCGTCATACACGATGGGACTTGGCGTCGAAGGCCCCAATCGCTGCTCCTGCCAGACGACTTCCGGAGCATCGCTGTCGGGAATATACCGTAGCGCGGTTAAGCCTTGGGACGGCACGTACAACATATCCCCCACCACGGTTGCCGAAGGAATCGTTGCACACTCGGCTGCGTGCTTCCAAACTTCTTGGCCGGTTTGCGGATCGTAGCCGATCAAGTTTTCAGCCGATTGCAACACGACGAATTTCTCATCCGGCGTGCGTCCGGACAAGACGGTCGGCGAGGTCCAGTTGTTTCCCACCGGCCGGTCGATTTTCCATGTTTGCTCTCCCGTTTCGACATCCATCGCCGTGGCAAACGATTCACTCGCGTTTTCGACTTGCACAACCACTTGATTGCCAACCACGACCGGGGACGAAGCCATGCCCAGGCTGTTACTCGCATTAGGAAAGTCGTGCGTCAAACCACGAAACCATTGCAGATTGCCGTCAAGGTCCAAACAGATCAGATCGTTGGAAGAGAAAAACGCAAAGATCCGCTCGCCATCGCTGGCGGGTTGCGGCGTGGCGTTGCACATCTTGGGATGCGACATCGTGCGCCCCGTCGCCAAAAACTGCCGATGCCAAATCGTGGCGCCGGTCTGCGCATTGATGCACAGCACATGCAACCGGTCTTGGCGAAAGCCGGAACTGGCAGTCAGATAGACCCGATCGCCGATGACAATCGGTCCTGACAGTCCCCGACCCGGCAGATCGACCGTCCAGGCGATGTTGGTGCCGTCGCTGATGTCGAATTTTACGGGCAGTTTCTCGGCCGAGATTCCGTTGGCGTCGCTGCCGCGAAATTGCGTCCAGTCGGCTCCCATTTGCGTGATGGACAACAGGGCCAGACTGACGAATACAAGATGCTGTTTCATGAGTTGTCTCCACTTTCGGTCTTGTCTTTGGCTTCGTCTGGGACGACGCGCGGGGGACGGTTGGCGGAGAGGATCGCCGTGCCGACCGGGTCGCAAACCCGCAACTGAAATTCCCATTTTTGTGCCCACGATTCCTTCTGCTCGTTTTGACAGACCTTGATCAAAATGTCATTGCGGCCTTTGCGCAGTTTGGCGGGAAACTGGTATTGGTCCAATCGTGTTCCATGATGGTATTCTTCGCGACCGAAAACCAATTCGCCATTGACCCACACCTTCCAAGCGTTGGGCGTGCCGAGTCGTAATTCGACCGACCGGTCTTCGTCGCTCACAAAATCGGTATAGGCATAGGTCACCGCTCCCTTATGCGCGGATTGCGCTTTGGTGAGATCGACAATGCCGTAATCATCGGCGGTGGCATAATCGATCCAGCTGACCTCGGTCGAGTCCTTGCCCTGGTATTTGCCGTCGGGATCGATTTTCGTTTCCGGAGGATAGGAAACATCAAAGCCTGCTTCGTCGGAATTGTCGAACGGTCCGATCAGTTTCCAGGAAAGCAATAATCCAAAGTGTTCGGGCAAGTCGACCTCCTGCCCCAGTTCTCGGAGTTTGTCGACGATGCTTTTGATCTGATCATCATCCCGCGCACCAGTCAGAGCCATTTCATAGATCGGCTGCGACTCTGATTTTTTGCCGTCCTCAAAGAGCGTGTCCGCCTGTGTCAGCAACCGGGCGACGGCGTCGCGGCGGAATTCGACACTGGGGTCGTTGAGCATACCGGGAATAATGCGGCTGGTTGCCGTGTCGTCGACTTTGACTAACCACTCATAAGCCACGCGCCGCGCCCGCGGATCGTGACGGGTATCCAGCACGAACGCCTCCAATTGTTTTTTCGGCAGCGTCTTGGTCGTCTTCAACCGTTGATCGGCGAGCGATTCGAAAGCACCGCGGAGCCAATTGACCGCCAGCGGATTGGCCCCCGAAAAGGCCTCCAAGACGGTCGTCAGCGAGACGTCATCATTTTTCAGCAGTTCTCGAATCGCCTGTTGCGCTTGGCGATTCCCCTGAGC is a window encoding:
- a CDS encoding PEP-CTERM sorting domain-containing protein; protein product: MSKLILGVVVVIGLAVSSPLQAGQTFDLRDASIEDIDESASFDLFGANGLVVTVSANIGELNRTSSAFGINAPLTGDDTDTIDAINGIEAVILTFNRHVLFDAITLSLYTPEPSAAIEDIAGLTIGAFPTVYPVAINPAVDPYSFTSDNFVAIGQSVELQWVQGNGFSFDNFTVSVIPEPSTFALLGIGGVALVGYGWRRKRRQVA
- a CDS encoding outer membrane protein assembly factor BamB family protein, translating into MKQHLVFVSLALLSITQMGADWTQFRGSDANGISAEKLPVKFDISDGTNIAWTVDLPGRGLSGPIVIGDRVYLTASSGFRQDRLHVLCINAQTGATIWHRQFLATGRTMSHPKMCNATPQPASDGERIFAFFSSNDLICLDLDGNLQWFRGLTHDFPNASNSLGMASSPVVVGNQVVVQVENASESFATAMDVETGEQTWKIDRPVGNNWTSPTVLSGRTPDEKFVVLQSAENLIGYDPQTGQEVWKHAAECATIPSATVVGDMLYVPSQGLTALRYIPDSDAPEVVWQEQRLGPSTPSPIVYDGRVYTTNRAGVLRAGDATNGDMLWQLRLKGPFSGTPVIADGKMYLFSEKGLAQVVDLTGKKGELVHSAEFVDTILCTPAAAKGALYVRSDEHLWKITEKE
- a CDS encoding class I adenylate-forming enzyme family protein — encoded protein: MPITGPPLEKPVLLADILKIGLESNPDAAAIVSSDRSWTWRELDAASRRLAANLLALGLKPGDRAASLMPNRTDLVIYYLACLKAGLVATPLNYRYQAPEIDHALEVTGASILLAHAERDADLELSQLAGQLPLGRITYNAVDDRRSFEELLQTEPTAMDLPSPAADEPAFIFFTSGSTGKPKGVTHTRETFGWMLASAITGFEFVPEDIFLPASSISHIGASLFSLAGLAAGIRIDVAHAIIGEEVLVLLASTRPTMLCMLPAALFALVRDHGADHEHFHSLRLCVAGGDKVSAELEREFVELAGIEIDETYGMSEIGLATINPVSGKNKVGSIGRLAPGFAASIRDEQGREVPVGTDGRLWIQSRSNTIGYWNRPDATAETIVDGWLDTGDVVRVDEEDYLWFDGRQKQIIIHDGSNICPQEVEDSLVEHPAVESAGVVGIHDTVHGENVRAYITLTAGTERPTVAELIHFSRARVGYKAPEEIVVLDEMPLNATGKIDRASLKRMAESRSLQS